A stretch of Methanobrevibacter sp. YE315 DNA encodes these proteins:
- a CDS encoding Cna B-type domain-containing protein produces the protein MDDDSDDHDGFRPDNVTFVLLANGNETANVTLSGTGNVWTASFNDLPVYANGSAIVYTIKELTVEYYNSTVTNASLSNYTITNSRIVEFTSVNVTKVWNDSDDHDGFRPDNVTFVLLANGNETANVTLSGTGNVWTASFNDLPVYANGSAIVYTIKELTVEYYNSTVTNS, from the coding sequence TTGGACGATGATAGTGATGATCATGATGGTTTCAGACCTGATAATGTGACTTTCGTGTTACTTGCTAATGGTAATGAGACTGCTAATGTTACTTTAAGTGGTACTGGTAATGTTTGGACTGCTAGTTTCAATGATTTACCTGTTTATGCTAATGGTAGTGCAATTGTTTACACTATTAAAGAGTTAACAGTTGAGTACTATAATTCCACTGTAACCAATGCTAGTTTGTCTAATTACACTATTACCAACTCACGTATTGTTGAGTTCACAAGTGTGAATGTTACTAAAGTTTGGAATGATAGTGATGATCATGATGGTTTCAGACCTGATAATGTGACTTTCGTGTTACTTGCTAATGGTAATGAGACTGCTAATGTTACTTTGAGCGGAACTGGTAATGTTTGGACTGCTAGTTTCAATGATTTACCTGTTTATGCTAATGGTAGTGCAATTGTTTACACTATTAAAGAGTTAACAGTTGAGTACTATAATTCCACTGTAACCAACAGCTAG
- a CDS encoding Cna B-type domain-containing protein — translation MNVTKVWNDSDDHDGFRPQNVTFVLLANGNETANVTLSGTGNVWTASFNDLPVYANGSAIVYTIKELTVEYYNSTVTNSSLSNYTITNTRIVEFTSVNVTKVWDDDR, via the coding sequence GTGAACGTTACTAAAGTTTGGAATGATAGTGATGATCATGATGGTTTCAGACCTCAAAATGTGACTTTCGTGTTACTTGCTAATGGTAATGAGACTGCTAATGTTACTTTGAGCGGAACTGGTAATGTTTGGACTGCTAGTTTCAATGATTTACCTGTTTATGCTAATGGTAGTGCAATTGTTTACACTATTAAAGAGTTAACAGTTGAGTACTATAATTCCACTGTAACCAACAGCAGCTTGTCTAATTACACTATTACCAACACACGTATTGTTGAGTTCACAAGTGTGAATGTTACTAAAGTTTGGGACGATGACAGATGA
- a CDS encoding Cna B-type domain-containing protein has translation MTDDHDGFRPDNVTFVLLANGNETANVTLSGAGNVWTASFNDLPVYANGSAIVYTIKELTVEYYNSTVTNSSLSNYTITNSRIVEFTSVNVTKVWNDSDDHDGFRPQNVTFVLLANGNETANVTLSGTGNVWTASFNDLPVYANGSAIVYTIKELTVEYYNSTVTNASLSNYTITNSRIVEFTSVNVTKVWNDSDDHDGFRPDNVTFVLLANGNETANVTLSGTGNVWTASFNDLPVYANGSAIVYTIKELTVEYYNSTVTNASLSNYTITNSRIVEFTSVNVTKVWNDSDDHDGFRPQNVTFVLLANGNETANVTLSGTGNVWTASFNDLPVYANGSAIVYTIKELTVEYYNSTVTNASLSNYTITNSRIVEFTSVNVTKVWNDSDDHDGFRPQNVTFVLLANGNETANVTLSGAGNVWTASFNDLPVYANGSAIVYTIKELTVEYYNSTVTNSSLSNYTITNSRIVEFTSVNVTKVWNDSDDHDGFRPQNVTFVLLANGNETANVTLSGTGNVWTASFNDLPVYANGSAIVYTIKELTVEYYNSTVTNASLSNYTITNSRIVEFTSVNVTKVWNDSDDHDGFRPDNVTFVLLANGNETANVTLSGTGNVWTASFNDLPVYANGSAIVYTIKELTVEYYNSTVTNASLSNYTITNSRIVEFTSVNVTKVWNDSDDHDGFRPQNVTFVLLANGNETANVTLSGTGNVWTASFNDLPVYANGSAIVYTIKELTVEYYNSTVTNASLSNYTITNSRIVEFTSVNVTKVWNDSDDHDGFRPQNVTFVLLANGNETANVTLSGTGNVWTASFNDLPVYANGSAIVYTIKELTVEYYNSTVTNASLSNYTITNSRIVEFTSVNVTKVWNDSDDHDGFRPQNVTFVLLANGNETANVTLSGTGNVWTASFNDLPVYANGSAIVYTIKELTVEYYNSTVTNASLSNYTITNSRIVEFTSVNVTKVWNDSDDHDGFRPQNVTFVLLANGNETANVTLSGTGNVWTASFNDLPVYANGSAIVYTIKELTVEYYNSTVTNASLSNYTITNSRIVEFTSVNVTKVWNDSDDHDGFRPQNVTFVLLANGNETANVTLSGTGNVWTASFNDLPVYANGSAIVYTIKELTVEYYNSTVTNASLSNYTITNSRIVEFTSVNVTKVWNDSDDHDGFRPQNVTFVLLANGNETANVTLSGTGNVWTASFNDLPVYANGSAIVYTIKELTVEYYNSTVTNASLSNYTITNTRIVEYTSVNVTKVWNDSDDKDKLRPNEITVELYNGVELIDSVVLNQANNWKGNFTDLPVYKDGKKIVYTVAEIEVDKYNSTVTNSTLGNYTITNTHVPYKPNMTVEKITLDKVVFVNDTVKFLIVVTNTGDCDLTDVTVYEIFKSGELDYNDYIDPTGKWSMTGNYVYVYNGTLTAGESANFTVVFTALTNGTFLNAVNASSNKTDNKTGNNTTTVYRPNMTVQKITLDNVVFVNDTVRFLIVVTNTGDCDLTDVKVTEIFKPKELKYNSYIDSTGKWSKESDYVFVYDGNMTAGGSANFTVVFTALTNGTILNTVNASSNETDNKTGNNTTEVKPICDLEITKSVNPAKVYVNDTVVWTIEVVNHGPSKAENVVVYDTIPDGLEFSVPQGCTFDGKYLIWNVGDLDVNKRAALELITKVTREGNITNIVVVNSSTPDSNESNNEANNTTVVEPICDLVITKLVNASSVNVNETVEWNVTVVNKGPSLAMDVVVREILQDGLAIISAAPSAGSFDEKSRIWEIGELDIDSPVSLILVTKVLTNGTLTNVVVVNSTTPDSNESNNKANNTTVANPICDLEIVKLVNASEVNVSDIVEWTITVKNNGPSAACDVVAKDTLPDGVKLVEVPENCRLEGNTVIWTIGILPAYDRISLTLLTQVLTEGNKTNIVIVNSTTPDSNESNNRANNTTDVYPVCDLEITKLVNATEVYVNDVVEWTVVVKNNGPSTAKDVVVKELLPEGIELLDVVPSVGDYENGIWTVGDMEMDASATLKLITKVLTEGIKTNVVSANSTTPDSNKSNNKANNTTNVNPICDLEITKMVNATEVNVTDFVEWTITVVNNGPSIARDVVAVDTLPDGVKLVEVPKNCRLDGNNVIWTIGDLNAGNPVSITLLTQVLSEGIKTNIVVVNSTTPDSNKTNNKANNTTEVKPVCDLEIIKLVSSKKAYVGEELTWTIIVINHGPSAALDVEVLEDIPSSLKLTGYTATEGTYDKTTNIWTIGKLDGDASATLTIVTEVLSVGNITNPVEAKTSTPDSNKTNNKANNTTEASEICDLELKKSSDKKAYYVGDQMHWIIEVVNHGPSPARDVVAYDVLSSSVRFISYSASKGSYDASTGRWDIGELAKGESVTLDILCEVLTEGMITNYANVTTSVNETNLDNNYDNATVEVTNKTEPVPEPEPTPEPPVTLKETGNPIAYLLAAVLTIFGSCWLRKKQE, from the coding sequence ATGACAGATGATCATGATGGTTTCAGACCTGATAATGTGACTTTCGTGTTACTTGCTAATGGTAATGAGACTGCTAATGTTACTTTAAGTGGAGCTGGTAATGTTTGGACTGCTAGTTTCAATGATTTACCTGTTTATGCTAATGGTAGTGCAATTGTTTACACTATTAAAGAGTTAACAGTTGAGTACTATAATTCCACTGTAACTAACAGCAGCTTGTCTAATTACACTATTACTAACTCACGTATTGTTGAGTTCACAAGTGTGAATGTTACTAAAGTTTGGAATGATAGTGATGATCATGATGGTTTCAGACCTCAAAATGTGACTTTCGTGTTACTTGCTAATGGTAATGAGACTGCTAATGTTACTTTAAGTGGTACTGGTAATGTTTGGACTGCTAGTTTCAATGATTTACCTGTTTATGCTAATGGTAGTGCAATTGTTTACACTATTAAAGAGTTAACAGTTGAGTACTATAATTCCACTGTAACCAATGCTAGTTTGTCTAATTACACTATTACTAACTCACGTATTGTTGAGTTCACAAGTGTGAATGTTACTAAAGTTTGGAATGATAGTGATGATCATGATGGTTTCAGACCTGATAATGTGACTTTCGTGTTACTTGCTAATGGTAATGAGACTGCTAATGTTACTTTGAGCGGAACTGGTAATGTTTGGACTGCTAGTTTCAATGATTTACCTGTTTATGCTAATGGTAGTGCAATTGTTTACACTATTAAAGAGTTAACAGTTGAGTACTATAATTCCACTGTAACCAATGCTAGTTTGTCTAATTACACTATTACTAACTCACGTATTGTTGAGTTCACAAGTGTGAATGTTACTAAAGTTTGGAATGATAGTGATGATCATGATGGTTTCAGACCTCAAAATGTTACCTTTGTGTTACTTGCTAATGGTAATGAGACTGCTAATGTTACTTTGAGCGGTACTGGTAATGTTTGGACTGCTAGTTTCAATGATTTACCTGTTTATGCTAATGGTAGTGCAATTGTTTACACTATTAAAGAGTTAACAGTTGAGTACTATAATTCCACTGTAACCAATGCTAGTTTGTCTAATTACACTATTACTAACTCACGTATTGTTGAGTTCACAAGTGTGAATGTTACTAAAGTTTGGAATGATAGTGATGATCATGATGGTTTCAGACCTCAAAATGTTACCTTTGTGTTACTTGCTAATGGTAATGAGACTGCTAATGTTACTTTAAGTGGAGCTGGTAATGTTTGGACTGCTAGTTTCAATGATTTACCTGTTTATGCTAATGGTAGTGCAATTGTTTACACTATTAAAGAGTTAACAGTTGAGTACTATAATTCCACTGTAACTAACAGCAGCTTGTCTAATTACACTATTACTAACTCACGTATTGTTGAGTTCACAAGTGTGAATGTTACTAAAGTTTGGAATGATAGTGATGATCATGATGGTTTCAGACCTCAAAATGTGACTTTCGTGTTACTTGCTAATGGTAATGAGACTGCTAATGTTACTTTAAGTGGTACTGGTAATGTTTGGACTGCTAGTTTCAATGATTTACCTGTTTATGCTAATGGTAGTGCAATTGTTTACACTATTAAAGAGTTAACAGTTGAGTACTATAATTCCACTGTAACCAATGCTAGTTTGTCTAATTACACTATTACTAACTCACGTATTGTTGAGTTCACAAGTGTGAATGTTACTAAAGTTTGGAATGATAGTGATGATCATGATGGTTTCAGACCTGATAATGTGACTTTCGTGTTACTTGCTAATGGTAATGAGACTGCTAATGTTACTTTGAGCGGAACTGGTAATGTTTGGACTGCTAGTTTCAATGATTTACCTGTTTATGCTAATGGTAGTGCAATTGTTTACACTATTAAAGAGTTAACAGTTGAGTACTATAATTCCACTGTAACCAATGCTAGTTTGTCTAATTACACTATTACTAACTCACGTATTGTTGAGTTCACAAGTGTGAATGTTACTAAAGTTTGGAATGATAGTGATGATCATGATGGTTTCAGACCTCAAAATGTTACCTTTGTGTTACTTGCTAATGGTAATGAGACTGCTAATGTTACTTTGAGCGGTACTGGTAATGTTTGGACTGCTAGTTTCAATGATTTACCTGTTTATGCTAATGGTAGTGCAATTGTTTACACTATTAAAGAGTTAACAGTTGAGTACTATAATTCCACTGTAACCAATGCTAGTTTGTCTAATTACACTATTACTAACTCACGTATTGTTGAGTTCACAAGTGTGAATGTTACTAAAGTTTGGAATGATAGTGATGATCATGATGGTTTCAGACCTCAAAATGTTACCTTTGTGTTACTTGCTAATGGTAATGAGACTGCTAATGTTACTTTGAGCGGTACTGGTAATGTTTGGACTGCTAGTTTCAATGATTTACCTGTTTATGCTAATGGTAGTGCAATTGTTTACACTATTAAAGAGTTAACAGTTGAGTACTATAATTCCACTGTAACCAATGCTAGTTTGTCTAATTACACTATTACTAACTCACGTATTGTTGAGTTCACAAGTGTGAATGTTACTAAAGTTTGGAATGATAGTGATGATCATGATGGTTTCAGACCTCAAAATGTTACCTTTGTGTTACTTGCTAATGGTAATGAGACTGCTAATGTTACTTTGAGCGGTACTGGTAATGTTTGGACTGCTAGTTTCAATGATTTACCTGTTTATGCTAATGGTAGTGCAATTGTTTACACTATTAAAGAGTTAACAGTTGAGTACTATAATTCCACTGTAACCAATGCTAGTTTGTCTAATTACACTATTACTAACTCACGTATTGTTGAGTTCACAAGTGTGAATGTTACTAAAGTTTGGAATGATAGTGATGATCATGATGGTTTCAGACCTCAAAATGTTACCTTTGTGTTACTTGCTAATGGTAATGAGACTGCTAATGTTACTTTAAGTGGTACTGGTAATGTTTGGACTGCTAGTTTCAATGATTTACCTGTTTATGCTAATGGTAGTGCAATTGTTTACACTATTAAAGAGTTAACAGTTGAGTACTATAATTCCACTGTAACCAATGCTAGTTTGTCTAATTACACTATTACTAACTCACGTATTGTTGAGTTCACAAGTGTGAATGTTACTAAAGTTTGGAATGATAGTGATGATCATGATGGTTTCAGACCTCAAAATGTGACTTTCGTGTTACTTGCTAATGGTAATGAGACTGCTAATGTTACTTTGAGCGGAACTGGTAATGTTTGGACTGCTAGTTTCAATGATTTACCTGTTTATGCTAATGGTAGTGCAATTGTTTACACTATTAAAGAGTTAACAGTTGAGTACTATAATTCCACTGTAACCAATGCTAGTTTGTCTAATTACACTATTACTAACTCACGTATTGTTGAGTTCACAAGTGTGAATGTTACTAAAGTTTGGAATGATAGTGATGATCATGATGGTTTCAGACCTCAAAATGTGACTTTCGTGTTACTTGCTAATGGTAATGAGACTGCTAATGTTACTTTGAGCGGAACTGGTAATGTTTGGACTGCTAGTTTCAATGATTTACCTGTTTATGCTAATGGTAGTGCAATTGTTTACACTATTAAAGAGTTAACAGTTGAGTACTATAATTCCACTGTAACTAACGCTAGTTTGTCTAATTACACTATTACCAACACACGTATTGTTGAGTACACAAGTGTTAACGTTACTAAAGTCTGGAATGACAGTGATGATAAGGATAAATTGAGACCTAATGAAATTACTGTCGAGTTATATAATGGTGTTGAACTTATCGATAGTGTTGTTTTAAATCAGGCCAACAACTGGAAAGGCAATTTCACAGACCTTCCTGTCTACAAAGACGGCAAAAAGATTGTCTACACTGTTGCTGAAATAGAAGTTGATAAATATAATTCAACTGTAACCAACAGCACTCTCGGAAATTATACCATTACAAACACTCACGTTCCTTACAAACCTAATATGACTGTTGAGAAAATCACTCTTGACAAAGTCGTATTCGTTAATGATACTGTCAAATTCTTAATTGTTGTTACTAATACTGGAGATTGTGATTTAACTGATGTCACTGTTTATGAAATATTTAAATCTGGCGAATTAGATTATAATGATTATATTGATCCTACTGGAAAATGGTCTATGACCGGTAATTATGTTTACGTTTACAACGGCACTTTAACAGCTGGTGAGAGCGCCAACTTCACTGTGGTATTCACCGCTTTGACCAACGGCACTTTCCTAAACGCTGTCAATGCCTCTTCAAACAAAACAGATAACAAGACAGGAAACAATACTACTACAGTCTACAGGCCTAATATGACTGTCCAAAAAATCACATTGGATAATGTCGTATTCGTCAATGATACTGTAAGGTTCCTTATTGTCGTAACCAATACCGGCGACTGTGATTTAACTGACGTTAAAGTCACAGAGATCTTCAAACCAAAAGAGTTAAAATATAATTCTTACATTGATTCTACAGGCAAATGGTCTAAAGAATCTGATTACGTTTTCGTTTACGATGGCAATATGACTGCCGGCGGTAGCGCCAACTTCACTGTGGTATTCACCGCTTTGACCAACGGCACTATCTTAAACACTGTCAATGCCTCATCAAACGAAACAGATAATAAGACAGGTAACAATACTACTGAAGTTAAACCTATTTGTGATTTGGAAATTACAAAATCAGTTAACCCTGCTAAAGTTTATGTAAACGATACTGTAGTTTGGACTATCGAGGTTGTAAACCACGGTCCAAGCAAAGCAGAAAACGTTGTTGTATATGATACCATTCCGGATGGCCTCGAATTCAGCGTCCCTCAAGGATGCACATTCGACGGCAAGTATCTTATCTGGAATGTAGGTGATTTGGATGTAAATAAAAGGGCTGCTTTAGAATTAATCACTAAAGTAACCCGTGAAGGAAACATAACTAACATTGTTGTAGTGAACAGCTCTACTCCTGATTCAAACGAATCCAACAATGAAGCAAACAATACTACAGTTGTTGAGCCTATTTGCGATTTGGTTATCACCAAATTGGTAAACGCTTCAAGTGTTAACGTCAATGAAACTGTTGAATGGAATGTAACTGTCGTTAACAAAGGCCCATCACTTGCTATGGATGTTGTTGTAAGAGAGATTTTACAGGATGGTTTAGCGATCATCAGTGCAGCGCCATCAGCGGGAAGTTTTGATGAAAAATCCAGGATCTGGGAGATAGGCGAATTAGATATCGATTCTCCAGTTTCTCTTATTTTGGTAACCAAAGTCTTGACTAATGGTACTTTGACTAACGTAGTTGTCGTAAATTCAACAACTCCGGATTCCAATGAATCCAACAATAAGGCAAATAACACTACCGTTGCAAATCCAATCTGTGATCTTGAAATCGTCAAATTAGTCAATGCATCTGAAGTAAATGTAAGCGACATTGTTGAATGGACTATTACTGTCAAAAACAACGGCCCAAGCGCCGCATGCGATGTAGTTGCAAAAGACACATTGCCTGACGGTGTTAAATTGGTTGAAGTTCCTGAAAATTGCAGGCTTGAAGGAAATACTGTAATTTGGACTATTGGAATTTTACCAGCATATGATAGAATTTCATTAACATTATTGACTCAAGTCCTAACCGAAGGAAACAAGACCAATATTGTTATTGTAAACAGTACTACTCCGGATTCAAACGAATCAAACAACAGGGCTAACAATACAACCGATGTTTATCCTGTATGTGACCTGGAAATCACCAAGCTCGTAAATGCAACCGAAGTTTATGTAAATGATGTTGTCGAGTGGACTGTTGTCGTTAAAAACAACGGCCCAAGTACTGCAAAAGATGTTGTTGTAAAAGAGCTCCTGCCGGAAGGCATTGAACTACTTGATGTCGTCCCATCAGTCGGAGACTATGAAAACGGCATCTGGACAGTCGGCGATATGGAAATGGATGCATCTGCAACTCTTAAATTAATTACAAAAGTTTTAACAGAAGGCATCAAAACCAACGTCGTTTCCGCAAACAGTACAACTCCGGATTCAAACAAATCCAACAACAAAGCAAACAATACAACTAATGTTAACCCGATTTGTGATTTAGAGATTACTAAAATGGTTAATGCAACAGAAGTCAATGTAACCGATTTTGTTGAATGGACCATAACCGTAGTGAACAATGGCCCAAGCATCGCACGCGATGTCGTTGCAGTCGACACATTGCCTGACGGTGTTAAACTGGTTGAAGTTCCTAAAAATTGCAGACTCGACGGAAATAACGTGATTTGGACAATTGGCGATTTGAACGCCGGCAATCCTGTTTCAATTACCTTATTGACCCAAGTCCTAAGCGAAGGAATCAAAACCAATATAGTCGTTGTCAACTCTACAACACCTGATTCAAATAAAACCAACAACAAGGCAAACAACACTACTGAAGTGAAACCTGTTTGTGATTTGGAAATCATCAAACTCGTAAGCTCCAAAAAGGCCTATGTTGGTGAAGAATTAACATGGACTATCATAGTAATTAATCACGGTCCTAGTGCAGCATTGGACGTTGAAGTATTAGAGGACATTCCAAGCTCCCTGAAACTCACCGGATACACTGCAACTGAAGGCACATACGATAAGACTACTAACATATGGACAATCGGCAAACTTGATGGTGATGCAAGTGCAACCCTCACAATAGTAACCGAGGTATTGAGCGTTGGAAACATTACAAACCCTGTTGAAGCTAAAACTTCAACTCCTGATTCAAATAAAACCAACAACAAAGCTAACAATACCACTGAAGCTTCCGAAATCTGTGATTTAGAACTCAAAAAATCATCAGACAAAAAAGCCTACTACGTGGGAGATCAAATGCACTGGATTATTGAGGTTGTTAACCATGGACCAAGCCCAGCAAGAGATGTTGTGGCTTATGACGTACTGTCATCTTCCGTAAGGTTCATAAGTTACTCAGCTTCCAAAGGTTCCTACGATGCATCAACTGGCAGATGGGACATCGGCGAATTGGCAAAAGGCGAATCAGTCACTTTGGATATACTCTGTGAAGTATTGACCGAAGGAATGATTACCAACTATGCTAATGTAACCACAAGCGTTAATGAAACCAATTTGGATAACAATTACGATAACGCTACCGTAGAGGTTACCAACAAAACCGAACCTGTACCAGAACCAGAACCTACTCCTGAACCTCCAGTGACCCTCAAGGAAACTGGTAATCCGATAGCATATCTTTTAGCTGCCGTTTTAACTATATTTGGTAGTTGCTGGTTAAGGAAAAAACAAGAATAA
- a CDS encoding lipopolysaccharide assembly protein LapB: MIPQEVNVERNGSRVRFEIEGVSTDWMDESDRFKERIDESNLNKAFLSRHILKEIEIRNILDEGTGFLEGEEYKKAIECFDEVLFYDDEYGEALIGKSRALFCQKHFVKSLRYYLRAVVVSSDFEDEKYNKTLLEKSKEEIDAFPKLKKNIYAADEYFSEGEYQKALKNYKKALLIPSIGKEKILFKLYNKIATTHLKLNEFEDALMYFNASAKALNNDYAYYGKGLCEYEFQLDVAAESLKRAVKLEKGQLLEKGLILNELECYHDALETFDFLLENHFTVDKMYITALNGKMYAMRKLEMDLSEMEKVMDELAE; the protein is encoded by the coding sequence ATGATTCCGCAAGAAGTAAATGTAGAAAGAAATGGAAGTAGAGTAAGATTTGAAATCGAGGGAGTCTCTACGGATTGGATGGATGAAAGCGACAGGTTCAAAGAAAGAATAGATGAATCCAATCTCAACAAGGCATTTTTAAGCAGGCATATCCTAAAGGAAATCGAAATCAGAAACATTCTCGATGAGGGCACAGGATTTCTTGAAGGTGAAGAATACAAAAAGGCGATAGAATGTTTTGATGAGGTTCTCTTTTATGATGATGAATACGGCGAGGCACTGATTGGCAAGTCCCGTGCGCTTTTCTGCCAGAAGCATTTTGTCAAATCATTGAGGTATTACCTGCGTGCAGTTGTTGTGTCTTCGGATTTCGAGGATGAAAAATACAATAAAACCCTTTTGGAGAAGTCCAAAGAGGAAATTGATGCATTTCCGAAATTGAAGAAGAACATTTATGCTGCCGATGAGTATTTTTCCGAGGGCGAATACCAAAAGGCATTAAAGAATTACAAAAAAGCACTGCTTATCCCATCTATAGGTAAGGAAAAAATTCTTTTTAAACTGTACAATAAAATTGCTACAACACACCTTAAATTAAATGAGTTTGAAGATGCACTCATGTATTTTAATGCATCGGCAAAAGCATTAAACAATGACTATGCATACTACGGCAAGGGCCTGTGTGAATATGAGTTCCAACTTGACGTTGCAGCCGAAAGCCTGAAGCGTGCGGTGAAACTTGAAAAGGGTCAGCTTCTTGAAAAGGGACTGATATTGAATGAGCTTGAATGCTACCATGATGCCCTTGAAACATTCGACTTTCTGCTTGAAAACCATTTCACCGTCGACAAGATGTATATTACCGCCCTCAACGGCAAGATGTATGCAATGAGAAAACTGGAAATGGATCTGAGTGAAATGGAAAAGGTAATGGATGAGCTGGCAGAGTAG
- a CDS encoding ion transporter translates to MFSLPSEIAVFITRFDFIVCIILLAQWFYILYLSRPKSIFLKSASNWIDLIASIPFDTLLPIIIPQAGILRYLRVLRFLRIFALFKRFSNSLQRFFEKTYLDKIIATIVLIIAVFTILLYLYGPSYGAFDDFYFVIVTLTTVGYGDVTPQTFSEKIIAIVLLFVGVFVFSTITAAISSFLTDRLLNKDEYIKGEIENLHKENEELKEEIHELKELIKEIK, encoded by the coding sequence ATATTTTCCCTTCCATCAGAAATCGCAGTGTTCATCACAAGATTCGATTTTATCGTCTGTATCATTCTTCTCGCCCAATGGTTCTATATACTCTACCTTTCAAGGCCGAAATCTATTTTTCTAAAAAGTGCAAGCAACTGGATAGACCTGATTGCATCAATACCGTTCGACACCCTTCTTCCGATCATAATACCGCAGGCAGGGATTTTGAGATACCTGAGAGTCCTTAGATTCCTCAGGATATTCGCGCTCTTCAAGAGATTTTCAAATTCACTTCAAAGATTCTTTGAAAAAACATACCTCGACAAGATTATTGCAACAATCGTCCTGATAATTGCAGTTTTCACAATACTCCTTTATCTCTACGGGCCAAGTTATGGTGCTTTTGACGACTTCTACTTTGTAATCGTAACACTTACGACAGTCGGATACGGTGACGTGACACCGCAGACATTCTCCGAAAAGATAATCGCAATAGTCCTGCTTTTCGTTGGAGTGTTCGTATTTTCAACTATTACTGCAGCCATCTCATCATTTTTGACTGACCGCCTTTTGAACAAGGACGAGTACATTAAAGGCGAGATTGAAAACTTACACAAGGAAAATGAGGAGCTCAAAGAAGAGATTCATGAATTGAAGGAACTGATAAAAGAGATTAAATGA
- a CDS encoding endonuclease/exonuclease/phosphatase family protein, whose protein sequence is MKIVTWNCNGKFHKLFNEIMKEKADIYVIQECGNPLESKNEEYKEFASNHFWVGVDKSKGLGIFARDNVDMELVDLEDNGLRYFIPVRVNNSFNLLGIWTNPNKKNKTPEYPKEITRYYELHKDSGFFNEDMIICGDFNCDARLKHVHARNVFEMKEKLGEMGLVDTYHYLSNEEQGEESQATFYMYRHLDKPFHLDHVYAAPDRIKELEIGEEEKWLQFSDHLPMIFEI, encoded by the coding sequence ATGAAAATCGTAACCTGGAACTGCAATGGTAAATTTCATAAATTGTTTAATGAAATTATGAAAGAAAAAGCAGATATCTACGTTATACAAGAGTGTGGAAATCCATTAGAATCAAAAAATGAAGAATATAAGGAATTCGCTTCCAATCATTTTTGGGTTGGAGTAGATAAAAGCAAAGGTTTGGGGATTTTTGCTCGTGATAATGTAGATATGGAGTTAGTTGACTTGGAGGATAATGGACTTAGATACTTCATCCCAGTTAGGGTTAACAATTCCTTTAATCTTTTGGGAATCTGGACAAATCCAAATAAAAAGAACAAAACTCCTGAATATCCCAAAGAAATTACCAGATATTATGAGCTTCATAAAGATTCCGGATTTTTTAATGAAGACATGATTATCTGCGGGGACTTTAATTGTGATGCAAGGTTAAAGCATGTTCATGCTCGCAACGTTTTTGAAATGAAAGAAAAATTAGGGGAAATGGGGCTTGTGGATACATATCATTATTTAAGTAATGAAGAACAAGGTGAAGAATCCCAAGCAACATTCTACATGTATAGGCATTTAGATAAACCATTCCACTTGGACCATGTATACGCAGCACCAGATAGAATCAAAGAATTGGAAATCGGTGAGGAAGAGAAATGGCTCCAATTTAGTGACCATTTACCAATGATTTTTGAAATTTAA